The nucleotide window TGGACACGGAAGTGGGAGAACATGAATCCTATTCGTTGAAAAAAGGTTAAACGTATAAATGGAAGGAGACTGAAATTCAGTCTTCTTCCATTTGTTTTAAACGTAACCGCATGCCCTCCTGCAGCAGGTTAATGCCATCTACAATCTGGCTCCATTCGGGATTCATCACCTTGCACAGCTTGTTAAAACGCAGAATGCGATCGGTCACGGAGTCCAGCATAAATCGGGCCTGTTTACGAAAAAATACTTCAGGTGCTACGGCATGCTCAGCACTGGCGTACATCAACACAAAGTCCCACACCATGCTTTGCACAGCAGGGCTGTCGATAGCCCACCGCTTGTCCAGCGCTTCGGTAGTGCGAATGCGAATAGCCTCCATTTTTTTCACCCAGACGTCCGCTTCGACTTGTGGCTGATTCGCCATAATGAAGAACGGAACCTCCAGCCGAGCCAGATCCGCCCAATAGGCCGGATCATTGATCAGTTCCTGAATTTCCTTCCAGGCCAGTGTTTGCTGAGCCGTCAGTTTCGTATCTTTCATCATGTATTTATCGAAAAAGTGTAGAAACGATACTCTCCAATCCTGCGGAATGCTGTCCAGCAGATGAGATTCATCCACCTTGGCAGCAACGAATTGTTTCCGACTGCTCGCATGGGCCGTTAGGGATTCAACCAGAC belongs to Paenibacillus sp. FSL H8-0079 and includes:
- a CDS encoding MerR family transcriptional regulator produces the protein MNANKEPYSIGEAAKLIGSTVKTIRYYDEIELLQPSSHTEGGHRLYTMQDLWQLELITTLRYLNFSIPDIRKLMSGELAVAQALDLQIEALETQIGTMNSMLSVLQQAKQHEEDTSLHSEQSLTYISSLVESLTAHASSRKQFVAAKVDESHLLDSIPQDWRVSFLHFFDKYMMKDTKLTAQQTLAWKEIQELINDPAYWADLARLEVPFFIMANQPQVEADVWVKKMEAIRIRTTEALDKRWAIDSPAVQSMVWDFVLMYASAEHAVAPEVFFRKQARFMLDSVTDRILRFNKLCKVMNPEWSQIVDGINLLQEGMRLRLKQMEED